ctaatattaaattatttaatttagtcttgattagttatttttaactagTTTTAACACACAAGTTATGATACACTGCCCACTTATTCATGAATCTTGTTTctgtgtaatatataattttggTCCATGTTATATATGAAATATTTGTTCCATTTTCTAAGTTTATTTAAGAATTTGGGCCTATTCTTGACCACTAATTCCGTTATCCCACCATACACGCAGTACCAGAAAAGGCCAAGAATAAACTGATACTAAAGGATTCTCAAAATATTTAGAtagataatattatattatatactataaacGTTTAGGAAGAGAAATATATGTTCAAATAAGCGGTTAAAACGGTTCTTCcgatataaaataaatgccAGGACAAAAAAAGTTCATAATTGTGAAATAATGATGGAATTagattataaataatataacgTAGATTAATCAAGGGGTAGAATAAGAAGAGAGgaaaagggtaaaaaatttatttattgaatATCTAAGTATAACGAATAAAATCGCCTAGAGAAAGAATTAACGCAAATACATTTGAAATTAGAAAATATAAACAGTTCGAAAAGTGCTGATGTGGATTTGGATGTATTTAAAGGGGCGGAAGAACAAGAATTTTTGTGCCGTTTTTAGGGTTCGAAAAATCGCTCAAaaaactttatttattttctacTAGAAAAAGATTATAAGGATTTATTGtcatttataatatattcgAATGATGGTAACTGGGTTttgttgataaaaaatatgaacTGACGagaaaagttaaaaattattcacacCACCTGGTGCTGACCTTCCAACCGATTTTTCCctcttaattatatttcgttttagttaattttttttaattttaataacattaattaactaaaacGGATTGTAATTcgtgaaaaattaatgcCTTAGGTTTTATATCATCAATGATATAGTTAACCCTCATATTCTTTATTACTGCGGTTATCCTCCAGATTCCAAAGCTTAAGTAATAAGGAATAAAAGGCCATGTGAACTTCTCTGATAATTTCTGATCATAAACTGGCAATAACCCAATATAACACTGCTGATTCACGATACACATTGTATATCACATTTTAAGGGTAATTGTAAGGTATTCAGCAGCTTCACATTACACATGAATACCCTATACATCATAACTCAACCACAATAAAGAGCAAACtttgaaattttttagttatttgAGGTTATTTGTTCACGCGATCATTTATACTTTTggaatttatatattatgaaAGCCTTCACATCTTTCGAATCACGAATTTACAAGAcgaaaaattttaagttattttttccgtaattttaataaatcctattgattttacacattttagttgattttaagtttaatatgaatttttggattttaattttttatgtaaaatattctatCTTTCGGAACCCGGAATAAATGCAGAcctttaatttgttttataaattaaatggCAACTAATAGGAAATTATCTGTTCAAACAAGATCTATGAACTCGTGGAATCTTGTCAACAACGGCCACAAATGCATCAGTGAAAAGGCACTAGATAAGAAGATAAACGAGGCGATACTGGTGCCAAAAGGCAACAAACCACCAGTTTCTGAAGAGAAGAGAACGCCAACCACTACGGTAACCAACAACTCGTTCTTCTCGAGCTCAATAACCACGAGCACAACAGCGACCACAATCTCGACAAAACAGTACAATTATTACTCTAACATCATTTCCAGCACTCTTACGAACAATGCAGTCACCAACACACCACTCAAAGGTGTGACGGAAAATTGCTGTCCCTCGAAGGACATCTCTCCACTCGCGAAGAGCCCGGAACAAAAGAAGAGTAACAAAGATATCAAGTACAAGTCGTACAAGGAGACGACACTTAAGTGCACGAAGAATGTTTGTAAGGATTTTAGTTTTCGGACTAAGGCTGTTGAAAGGGGCCTGGTGGGTGAGCCTTTGGACAAGAACTTCAGCAGCGTGCTGAAGGGAAACTATACGACGTATAGGAAAAAGTATTTGGAAGGCCCTGTTGTTGGACGGGGGAGTTTCGGAGTCGTGAAAACGCTCTTCAGCATGGTTGAGATTCTGGATTTGTACCAGTTCATCCCGACCAAGCTGAGGCCGccaattaacaatttatccCTGGGAATAAAGAGACTGAGCGAGAATAGGTACGAGTTCTGCGGAGTCAGCTTGACGAGTCCAACGAGAGCCGCGAAGATAATGAACTTTGACAAGATCAAGAAGACCGGCTCGAAGAACTTGCTCCACATTTTACGCGAAGTCTCAATTGGCTCCTGGAACGACCACCCGAACATCGTCAAGGTCAAGGAGATCTATCTCAATGAACAGATAATTAAATACCTCAACAACATAAACAACCTGGATGACCGGGAAATGATCTTGACTGGGAAGAACAACAACGTCTACTTGGTGATGGAGTACTGTAGCGGGGGCGACCTCAGCAAGTTAGTGATCGACGAGGTTAACAAGGAAAACATAATACCCAGAATATTTGTGCAAATATTCAAGTCACTCTCGTACATTAACTCGCGAGGCATTGCGCACCGCGACGTCAAGCCAGAGAACTTTCTCATCACCGTTAACGAAAAGGAAACAAAGTCTGAAGACGCTGAAATTAAAGATAACGATGACATCACCGTCAAACTCGCCGATTTCGGACTCGCCAATTCCTCACCAAGAGTACTCAAAACCAGAGCAGGTAAACACCAtctaattattactaaCGCAGTTTTGTACAATTAAATATACCATTTAACAATTACTAATGtagtaattataattaactccTGTagtattgtatataaaaattaactttcggtattataaaaattaacacctgtagtaattaaaattaacagcTGTAGTGttgtgtataaaaatgatttggTGATAGTTTTGGTTTAGGTACGCCGTATTATGTGGCACCGGAGATAATTAAGTGTAACGGTCACAACTGTTACAGCGTGAAGTGTGACTCGTGGTCGGCGGGAATTATGTTACACATATTTCTGTTGGGAACGTGCCCGTTCCACGACGAGTCAGACGTTAAGAAGTTGAACAAGGTGGTGAACGAGGAAATCGACTGGACACATCAAATTTATGCCACGATACCACCCGAGGCCTATGACCTCCTCAAGAAACTCTTGGTCAAAAACCCATCCAAACGAATCTCCACCACCGACTCACTCAAACACCTCTATTTCCAAAAATTCACGGGtacacacatttacacaatttacacatatttactcatatttacacatatttacacatatttactcatatttactcatatttacacatatttacacatatttacacatatttacacatatttacacatactacacatatttacacatattacacatatttacacatattacacatatttacacatattacacatattacacacattacacacattacacaatttacacacattacacaatttacacacattacacaatttacacaatttaatacagataatttagtaatctaatttatttattataatattatttactgaTGGCATGATGTGAATGGTTAATGTATGTGATAGGGTATGCGCCTCTGCTCCGAAGTATTAATGGAAATACGTTGATTGACAAGTTGATCCAGTTTTACAAGTTCCCGATACTCAAGAGAGTTGCGTTGTGCATAATGATAAGGCAGATTTCGGAGTATAAGCTGGACAGCCTGACGCATATGTACAAGTACCTGGTGTCATTCTCGCAGGACTTAAACACCCTGACAATACCATCATTGACCAACTACGTCAACTACTACAAACTCAACTCTGAATTAAACAAGGACAGCACGTACAACAACAAGATTGACAAGCTTTACTACCTCAAGCAGTTTCTAAACATTGACGAGATAGGGTTCACGGAGTTTGTGGCCTCGCAAATGGCCTCAGAACTCTGCCAGAACAACGACCTGATAGCAAACGTGTTCGCAGGACTCCACTCGGACTTGCCAGGAAGACGTAGTCTCTTCATCAACGAGCAGGACTTGGCAAGGCTGACGACGAGTTACACGCACGATTACTCAAACCTAGGAATTAACGCTGATCTGGACCAGGACCTGGAGCTTAAGCTGGAAGCCGACGCGCAAATACTCAGCAGCATCAACCACATCATCAGCGACGCCTGCGAGTACTCCGACAAGATTTACTCCCAGAATAAGATGGAGGGGAACTCACACGGACTCGGCGGATTTCTCAGGTCAACCAGGGGCCCAGACAAGGAAGCCTCAATGTCAATCGACGAATTCTTCCTCATGATGAGCTTCAACCTCATTGACCACTCACACAAGGAAGAAGGAAGACAAATAAGAATCAAAAGAAAAAAAGTCAAGTAACAAACCATCCTACATCAACCATGATGAGGAATAAAGTTAACTAAGAATTGAGGTATAGAATGACTTAAGATGAATAAAGTAAACTGAGAATTGAGGTATATAGTGAATCAAGAGGAATAAATACAAGTTTGAGTAATAAAGTGAGTTAATCTGTTGTAGTGTGTCCACataatgttttatttgTCATTATATAATGcatattaaatatgtaatatatgttagatatgtaataattgtgGTAAAATTTACTTATAATGAATGAAATGGAAAATGTGAGGATGGCAGACGAGTTCTTTGGAGATGAGCTCCTGGGAACAATATACGAAGAAACGGAAGTTTACATGGAGAAAAATCcaagtaattttaagacGATCAACGGTAAAAGTATAACAATAAATGAAATAGAAGAACCTGTATCAAATAAAGTGTATAAAAACCTGGAAAATGCAGTTAAAAAGCTTGGTAAATACCCGCTGAAATCAAAATTGGAGGATTCCTTGAGGAATCTCACTGAGTACATCAATTCATACGGATATAGGCCcgaaaatgttaattattgtgACAAATCACTGAAAAAATCAATAGATGTGCTTCTAATCCCATTAATGAGACTAATAGTTGACACTGGACGTTATGTGACGACATCTTCGTGTTCTGGAAGAATAGTATTCTTTGAAAAGGACAGTAACTTTCAGACCAAGAATAATCCAATATACGGAAGGTCAGGGAGGATATTATACAGCTCCCATACACACATCGTAAGTGAATCTCtgagtaaaattaaggaATCCATAGAGTCAAACCCGAAAAATAAGTTCAATTGCTATAAATTGGAGCAAGATACGGATGAGGAGGAGACTAAGGATGATTCCGGCCCAGCATCCTCAGAAGATAAGCCAGAACAGATCGAAAACCAGGTCATACTTAAGTTTGAGCCATTCTTGATACACGTAGATTGTAACACACTAGAAGATGCGATTTGCTTACTAAACATATGTAGGAGTGTGGGCTTGAAACAGTCTGGATTAAGTTCGTCTAAGAAAAAGTATATACTAGCAATAAGAGGAAATAATATTCTGGAGGCGCCGATAATGTATAAAAGTTATAAAGTAGAGAAAGATAAGCCAATTCTGCTGAAAAATCAATATCTAATTTCATACGAGTATTTAATACACTTAATAAACACATGTAACGTTAAAATGAGTCAAAACTTTAAGCAGTTTTTATCCCTGTACCATAAATTAGTAAGGATTTTTAAAAACGATCAAATTGTAGTCTCACAACACAGTCAACCGATTGAAAATTACCTCACGGTTGAAAATAATCAtcttgaaaatgataatttattcgGAAATAATCATCTTGACAATATATTTGGAAATAATCATCTTGACAAGAATGTAGTTGAAAATATGTCTAAGATTTCGAAAAAGGATGAATACATTGATATGATGAAGTGTATGGAATTGGTTGGAAGAGATTTGTTGTTTGGGTTGGAGGGTGACAAACGAGTAGATATAATGTCATTTCACGGAGAATGTAATCAGCTGCTGAGAACGCACTGCTGTATGGCATCATCTAAAGATTACGTTCTGGTGTTTGGAGGATACCAAAAGTCTAAATCTAAAACCATTTGTGTGTGTGATTTGAACAAAGTGGACCAAGGTTTCAAAGTGTTTGAAATAAATCATGGTCCTGAAGCCTTACTAGACTCCACTATACTCTCAGACGGAACAGTATTTATCACGTTTGGAGGACGAATTAGCGGAGATAAAGCCTCAAATGATGTTTATATgctttata
Above is a window of Theileria parva strain Muguga chromosome 2, complete sequence, whole genome shotgun sequence DNA encoding:
- the CPK3 gene encoding Protein kinase domain protein, yielding MATNRKLSVQTRSMNSWNLVNNGHKCISEKALDKKINEAILVPKGNKPPVSEEKRTPTTTVTNNSFFSSSITTSTTATTISTKQYNYYSNIISSTLTNNAVTNTPLKGVTENCCPSKDISPLAKSPEQKKSNKDIKYKSYKETTLKCTKNVCKDFSFRTKAVERGLVGEPLDKNFSSVLKGNYTTYRKKYLEGPVVGRGSFGVVKTLFSMVEILDLYQFIPTKLRPPINNLSLGIKRLSENRYEFCGVSLTSPTRAAKIMNFDKIKKTGSKNLLHILREVSIGSWNDHPNIVKVKEIYLNEQIIKYLNNINNLDDREMILTGKNNNVYLVMEYCSGGDLSKLVIDEVNKENIIPRIFVQIFKSLSYINSRGIAHRDVKPENFLITVNEKETKSEDAEIKDNDDITVKLADFGLANSSPRVLKTRAGTPYYVAPEIIKCNGHNCYSVKCDSWSAGIMLHIFLLGTCPFHDESDVKKLNKVVNEEIDWTHQIYATIPPEAYDLLKKLLVKNPSKRISTTDSLKHLYFQKFTGYAPLLRSINGNTLIDKLIQFYKFPILKRVALCIMIRQISEYKLDSLTHMYKYLVSFSQDLNTLTIPSLTNYVNYYKLNSELNKDSTYNNKIDKLYYLKQFLNIDEIGFTEFVASQMASELCQNNDLIANVFAGLHSDLPGRRSLFINEQDLARLTTSYTHDYSNLGINADLDQDLELKLEADAQILSSINHIISDACEYSDKIYSQNKMEGNSHGLGGFLRSTRGPDKEASMSIDEFFLMMSFNLIDHSHKEEGRQIRIKRKKVK